A region of Betta splendens chromosome 13, fBetSpl5.4, whole genome shotgun sequence DNA encodes the following proteins:
- the gramd1bb gene encoding protein Aster-B isoform X16: MVEKGSDHSSDKSPSTPEQVVQRTYSVQSARSGGKNSKSHKRLSKYDRLNLIKKSQSWYNHERQHILRVLSPTYKQRNEDFRKLFKQLPDTERLIVDYSCALQRDILLQGRLYLSENWICFYSNIFRWETLLTVRLKDICSMTKEKTARLIPNAIQVCTDTEKHFFTSFGARDRTYMMMFRLWQNALLDKPLCPKELWHFVHQCYGNELGLTSDDEDYVPPDDDFNTMGFSEEIPNEENEINNDSLVKTSAEAKPEGSPPLLHKKVIANSTIPLPGSNDAPLAFELPTEEFADCLPDGELLAVPLLVEERAGDASGPGGPAPSPSLDFNDNEDIPTELSDSSETHDEGEVQAFHEDLNGRQHINEVYGFSVDKLYDILFTESQFMSDFMEQRRFSDVVYHPWKKEEAGNQTREIMYTISLSNPLAPKTATVTETQTLYKASQESECYIIDAEVITHDVPYHDYFYTLNRYMLTRVAKNKCRLRISTELRYRKQPWGLVKGFIEKNFWSGLEENFRHLELALSKLEEILIESHRLSPKTKAVKNSTVRRKKRPLPHMRSQHLDEALSPVTTPTDEEVIQRIKQVAGSTQTRHQSPEHHHLPGGFALYSVSKLLLIISFVICISLVLLVFLNMMLFYKLWMLEYSAQSLTTWQGLRLHESKLPQTQMEWAQLLEAQQRYHDAELQKWREIIKSSVVLLDQMKDSLLNLQRGIGLRDYSSEAEEKRSRYH, encoded by the exons TCTCACAAGCGACTTTCCAAA TATGACAGACTAAACCTGATTAAA AAGAGCCAAAGCTGGTACAAC CATGAACGACAGCACATCCTGAGA GTGCTGAGCCCCACATACAAGCAGCGCAATGAGGACTTCAGGAAACTCTTCAAACAGCTCCCTGACACAGAGAGACTCATTGTGG ACTACTCGTGTGCTCTCCAGCGGGACATCCTCCTACAGGGACGACTCTACCTCTCAGAGAACTGGATCTGTTTCTATAGCAACATCTTCCGCTGGGAAACCTTG CTGACCGTGCGGCTAAAGGACATCTGCTCCATGACGAAAGAGAAGACCGCCCGCCTCATTCCCAACGCCATCCAggtctgcacagacacagaaaag cACTTTTTCACCTCATTTGGAGCCAGGGACCGGACGTACATGATGATGTTCCGACTGTGGCAGAATGCGCTGCTGGACAAG CCCCTGTGCCCCAAGGAACTGTGGCACTTTGTTCATCAGTGCTACGGCAACGAGCTCGGCCTGACCAGCGACGACGAGGACTACGTCCCCCCCGATGACGACTTCAACACCATGGG GTTCAGCGAGGAGATCCCCAACGAAGAGAACGAGATCAACAACGACAGCCTGGTTAAGACCAGCGCCGAGGCCAAACCCGAGGGCAGCCCTCCCCTGCTCCACAAGAAGGTCATCGCTAACAGCACCATCCCCCTCCCCGGCAGCAACGACGCGCCTCTCGCC TTCGAGCTCCCGACGGAGGAGTTCGCCGACTGCCTGCCGGACGGCGAGCTGCTCGCCGTGCccctgctggtggaggagagggcCGGCGACGCCAGCGGGCCCGGCGGCCCGGCGCCCTCGCCCTCACTGGACTTCAACGACAACGAGGACATCCCCACGGAGCTCAGCGACTCCTCCGAGACCCACGACGAGG GCGAAGTGCAGGCGTTCCACGAGGACCTGAACGGCAGGCAGCACATCAACGAGGTCTACGGCTTCAGCGTGGACAAGCTCTACGACATCCTCTTCACCGAGTCGCAGTTCATGAGCGACTTCATGGAGCAGAGGCGATTTTCAG ATGTGGTCTACCACCCgtggaagaaggaggaggcggGGAACCAGACGAGAGAAATCATGTACACCATCTCTCTGTCCAACCCCCTGGCTCCCAAAACTGCCACGGTCACGGAGACACAG ACGCTGTACAAGGCCAGTCAGGAGAGTGAGTGCTACATCATCGACGCCGAGGTCATCACACACGACGTCCCCTACCACGACTACTTCTACACGCTCAACCGCTACATGCTCACCAGGGTGGCCAAGAACAAGTGTCGGTTACG GATCTCGACTGAGCTGCGCTACAGGAAGCAGCCGTGGGGGCTGGTGAAGGGCTTCATCGAGAAAAACTTCTGGAGCGGCTTGGAGGAGAACTTCCGCCATCTTG AGCTGGCGTTGTCCAAGCTGGAGGAGATACTGATCGAGTCCCACCGGCTGTCGCCCAAGACGAAGGCGGTGAAGAACTCCACGGTGCGGCGGAAGAAGAGGCCGCTCCCCCACATGCGCAGCCAGCACCTGGACGAGGCGCTGAGCCCCGTTACCACGCCGACGGACGAGGAGGTGATCCAGAGAATCAAGCAGGTGGCGGGCTCCACGCAGACCAGGCACCAGAGCCCGGAGCACCATCACCTGCCCGGAGGCTTTGCCCTGTACAGCGTGTCCAAACTGCTGCTCATCATCAGCTTTGT GATCTGTATAAG CCTGGTCCTGCTGGTGTTCCTCAACATGATGCTCTTCTACAAGCTGTGGATGCTGGAGTACTCTGCACAGTCCTTAACCACCTGGCAAGGACTGCGGCTCCACGAAAG TAAACTGCCGCAGACGCAGATGGAGTGGGCGCAGCTCCTGGAGGCGCAGCAGCGTTACCATGACGCCGAGCTCCAGAAGTGGAGggagatcatcaagtcgtcggTGGTGCTGCTAGACCAG ATGAAAGACTCTCTGCTGAACCTCCAACGAGGCATCGGCCTCAGAGACTACAGCTCCGAGGCCGAGGAGAAGAGGAGTCGCTATCACTGA
- the gramd1bb gene encoding protein Aster-B isoform X13, whose amino-acid sequence MAATSTASNSNKSTPACSPVLRKRSRSPTPQSQEGETMVEKGSDHSSDKSPSTPEQVVQRTYSVQSARSGGKNSKSHKRLSKYDRLNLIKKSQSWYNHERQHILRVLSPTYKQRNEDFRKLFKQLPDTERLIVDYSCALQRDILLQGRLYLSENWICFYSNIFRWETLLTVRLKDICSMTKEKTARLIPNAIQVCTDTEKHFFTSFGARDRTYMMMFRLWQNALLDKPLCPKELWHFVHQCYGNELGLTSDDEDYVPPDDDFNTMGFSEEIPNEENEINNDSLVKTSAEAKPEGSPPLLHKKVIANSTIPLPGSNDAPLAFELPTEEFADCLPDGELLAVPLLVEERAGDASGPGGPAPSPSLDFNDNEDIPTELSDSSETHDEGEVQAFHEDLNGRQHINEVYGFSVDKLYDILFTESQFMSDFMEQRRFSDVVYHPWKKEEAGNQTREIMYTISLSNPLAPKTATVTETQTLYKASQESECYIIDAEVITHDVPYHDYFYTLNRYMLTRVAKNKCRLRISTELRYRKQPWGLVKGFIEKNFWSGLEENFRHLELALSKLEEILIESHRLSPKTKAVKNSTVRRKKRPLPHMRSQHLDEALSPVTTPTDEEVIQRIKQVAGSTQTRHQSPEHHHLPGGFALYSVSKLLLIISFVICISLVLLVFLNMMLFYKLWMLEYSAQSLTTWQGLRLHESKLPQTQMEWAQLLEAQQRYHDAELQKWREIIKSSVVLLDQMKDSLLNLQRGIGLRDYSSEAEEKRSRYH is encoded by the exons TCTCACAAGCGACTTTCCAAA TATGACAGACTAAACCTGATTAAA AAGAGCCAAAGCTGGTACAAC CATGAACGACAGCACATCCTGAGA GTGCTGAGCCCCACATACAAGCAGCGCAATGAGGACTTCAGGAAACTCTTCAAACAGCTCCCTGACACAGAGAGACTCATTGTGG ACTACTCGTGTGCTCTCCAGCGGGACATCCTCCTACAGGGACGACTCTACCTCTCAGAGAACTGGATCTGTTTCTATAGCAACATCTTCCGCTGGGAAACCTTG CTGACCGTGCGGCTAAAGGACATCTGCTCCATGACGAAAGAGAAGACCGCCCGCCTCATTCCCAACGCCATCCAggtctgcacagacacagaaaag cACTTTTTCACCTCATTTGGAGCCAGGGACCGGACGTACATGATGATGTTCCGACTGTGGCAGAATGCGCTGCTGGACAAG CCCCTGTGCCCCAAGGAACTGTGGCACTTTGTTCATCAGTGCTACGGCAACGAGCTCGGCCTGACCAGCGACGACGAGGACTACGTCCCCCCCGATGACGACTTCAACACCATGGG GTTCAGCGAGGAGATCCCCAACGAAGAGAACGAGATCAACAACGACAGCCTGGTTAAGACCAGCGCCGAGGCCAAACCCGAGGGCAGCCCTCCCCTGCTCCACAAGAAGGTCATCGCTAACAGCACCATCCCCCTCCCCGGCAGCAACGACGCGCCTCTCGCC TTCGAGCTCCCGACGGAGGAGTTCGCCGACTGCCTGCCGGACGGCGAGCTGCTCGCCGTGCccctgctggtggaggagagggcCGGCGACGCCAGCGGGCCCGGCGGCCCGGCGCCCTCGCCCTCACTGGACTTCAACGACAACGAGGACATCCCCACGGAGCTCAGCGACTCCTCCGAGACCCACGACGAGG GCGAAGTGCAGGCGTTCCACGAGGACCTGAACGGCAGGCAGCACATCAACGAGGTCTACGGCTTCAGCGTGGACAAGCTCTACGACATCCTCTTCACCGAGTCGCAGTTCATGAGCGACTTCATGGAGCAGAGGCGATTTTCAG ATGTGGTCTACCACCCgtggaagaaggaggaggcggGGAACCAGACGAGAGAAATCATGTACACCATCTCTCTGTCCAACCCCCTGGCTCCCAAAACTGCCACGGTCACGGAGACACAG ACGCTGTACAAGGCCAGTCAGGAGAGTGAGTGCTACATCATCGACGCCGAGGTCATCACACACGACGTCCCCTACCACGACTACTTCTACACGCTCAACCGCTACATGCTCACCAGGGTGGCCAAGAACAAGTGTCGGTTACG GATCTCGACTGAGCTGCGCTACAGGAAGCAGCCGTGGGGGCTGGTGAAGGGCTTCATCGAGAAAAACTTCTGGAGCGGCTTGGAGGAGAACTTCCGCCATCTTG AGCTGGCGTTGTCCAAGCTGGAGGAGATACTGATCGAGTCCCACCGGCTGTCGCCCAAGACGAAGGCGGTGAAGAACTCCACGGTGCGGCGGAAGAAGAGGCCGCTCCCCCACATGCGCAGCCAGCACCTGGACGAGGCGCTGAGCCCCGTTACCACGCCGACGGACGAGGAGGTGATCCAGAGAATCAAGCAGGTGGCGGGCTCCACGCAGACCAGGCACCAGAGCCCGGAGCACCATCACCTGCCCGGAGGCTTTGCCCTGTACAGCGTGTCCAAACTGCTGCTCATCATCAGCTTTGT GATCTGTATAAG CCTGGTCCTGCTGGTGTTCCTCAACATGATGCTCTTCTACAAGCTGTGGATGCTGGAGTACTCTGCACAGTCCTTAACCACCTGGCAAGGACTGCGGCTCCACGAAAG TAAACTGCCGCAGACGCAGATGGAGTGGGCGCAGCTCCTGGAGGCGCAGCAGCGTTACCATGACGCCGAGCTCCAGAAGTGGAGggagatcatcaagtcgtcggTGGTGCTGCTAGACCAG ATGAAAGACTCTCTGCTGAACCTCCAACGAGGCATCGGCCTCAGAGACTACAGCTCCGAGGCCGAGGAGAAGAGGAGTCGCTATCACTGA